ACTTGAAACTCAAAATCTCTATGGGAGTGATTGGTTCAGATTTATCTCCctactttagctttatttatttttaaatcactaaattttaccaatcatgttgtagctttacttttaaaaattaaagtctacatcaagtttttatttagttttaccaatcatgctttagctttatttttaaagctacagcaaaaaaaaataaagcaaaattttttcttatgtattttaggcaaaaatcctacatcttctttttataggttgtagaatctgtaaatgaaaaaaaaaatatataatatcaaataagttatataatcataataaaaacttttataaatattttaattttgaatttgagtgttttaaaattattaagatatttaaataatataaatattatttacatatcacattttaaattacaataaattttgataatttattttaaaaatattaatataaattattttaattgatataaaataataattttatatatacaacacatatttcatatattttattttaaattatctacATCTTAGagctacaacaaatttaactacaaCAAAAGTCTCTGCAGAAAAAGTCTACAGTAACAACTTTACAACTACAACCGATTTATCTACAACTAAACATCTACAGCTAAATTTTTAAAGCCACAGTCAAACCAATCATCACCTATGTATACATAACAACGGAAGACTCAAAAACCCTATACGAAGCTGGGCCTACCATGGActagatatattatatattatatttttttaggatAATCACATTTATAATTGTTAATCttgatctcttttttttgtcgactaagaaaaaaaaaagtgtttcttGATCTTAGAacattttttattgtatttgtgTCGTCATGTTTCAACAACTGGGTCTTGAGCAGGGGTAGGAAAACAACTAAAACCAAGCAAACCGGTAGTTGGAAAACCAAATTTTTACTCACGATATAAAGTCAGAAACTGAAACTATAGCTTCCAATTTTTCTGAAAAATACGGATCCCATTTAGACTCCAAAGATTTACCCAGACTAGTTTTCATAATTCTCTATCTTacatacataataaaatatccatataatttttttcataattataatttcgtaataaatcagcgttaaaaatacatatatattatatatatatatatatcttaaataattaattattccaAATTCACAATAAGAACAAATAAAAGGGAAATTGCTAGTCGAAATATAACACAACACGTTGCTTATACAGCTACAGTAAAGCTTGTGTTCTTATCTCTTACGTGGCATGTTTACATTTTGATTAATAACACAGTAAGTAAATCTAAGTACTGTATGTATTTAGGTAACATTATctaaatactccctctgtttcatattagatgatgttttagaagatttttgttgtttcaaaatagatgatgttgtgatatttttatgttatttttagctttattgaaaactgtgtaaccaattagATGTTGTAGtcatttttgtaattggttggatgatttttaaattatatttttaaaattattttttagagaaaagtaaatttcttaatctttgtgcactAAGGAATAACATCATCTATtgtgaaacagagggagtattgcATTTCCCCTTTTGTAAATTGACTTTGTACACAAGTAAGACATTTGgcaaggatgacaaaaaaaacagaaacaaaaaagacACTTGGCATACTAAAAAGTGAAGATAATATGATATTTATGGTATACATATTGACCCAAAAGTGttgaataaacaaaatattgacCACAGAAATTTGCGCATCTTTTTCCGTAAGCTGACAGATACACAACACATATCTTTCACCTTCTGCGTCCTTATAAAAAGCACCATAGTCCATACGGTTTTCAAACACATTAGTTACAATAGCAGCAACATAGTGAGCGAGGTCAGGGGAGAAGATGTTTGGATTTGAAAACATGAAGATTTCCAGCAGTGCTGCAACCAACCCGGTCATCAATCTCGATCAGTATGTgttaattttaccaaaaaatgaCTAAGTTCGTTTTAATTCCAAGTAACATATATGCATGATTGCGTTTTTCTTTGAgagaaattatattaataattggCTAATGACTTTCCGCTAAAATTTTATATGAACAATAAGTTTGGAATCTCAAACATCTGACGTCTGtcatcaaaattttgatttgacCAAACACACATTTGCCTTTCACAATCGAAACTTAAGTCTCGATTCTCGATTGTTTCAAACGTTACTTTTTCTCTAGTATTTGTCTTTGACACTAtcgtcaaatatattttttgtcaaataaaTTTTGTTGTAAAACCCTAAGCGTTGTGATTAATTCATATTTGAGAAACAATACACTGCTATGTATAACGTATAAGTGTGAAGGATTTTTTTAACGCATAAACAAGATTAAAAAGAATCCATAAcgattaaaataaaagtaaaaaagaatGATAAATTTGCTTGTGTTAATTATTCTCAGAGGAGATCCGACGGCATTCCAAGAGTATTGGATGAGTACGAAGATGAAGGAGAGGTGTGTTGTGGTGATACCAGGATGGGACCTGATGAGCTACTTTAGCGATAAGACGAACGTGTGTTGGTTCCTGCGGCAAGATCTTGCTGAGGCGATCAAGGCGTTGCACCGTGCGATCGGCAACGCAGCGACTGAAGAACGCTACATCGTGGTGGGTAATGGCTCTACACAGCTTTGTCAAGCCGCTTTGTTCGcactttcttctctctctgagGACAAGCCTCTCAGCATTGTCGCTGCGGTTCCTTACTACTCCGTAAGCCCTCACTCACTGAATAGATTTAAAACAACATTGTTAATAACAACATAACATATTCATGAAATGGCACTTAGACTATATAGatgataaaaacataaatgttCTAGTTGTTGCATCATCACTTGTTAGTACTATGGTTGTAGCATAGTAGATCACACAATTTAATTTAGAAATCGAAATCCATGACCTAATTATATCCTAGCTACAGAACATGTTATGATGGTCTGCAAATACATGTTTCATGAGCACGCAACACATGACACATCCCagagataaaaaaacataaattgaactttaatattaataatgctAACGTCTTACATTCCTATCCTTTAAATTTCGTTTAATATCTATGTTATACGTTTTGTTACAGACATACGAGGAGGAGGCATCGTATGTTCAGTCGCAGCTGTACAAGTGGGAAGGAGACGCAAGAACGTTCAACAAACCCGGACCATACATCGAGATGGTGACATCACCGAACAATCCTGATGGGACCATCAGAGAGCCGGTGGTGAACCGTGGTGGGAAAGTGATATACGACTTTGCGTATTACTGGCCACACTACACTCCTATCACTCACCGTCAAGACCACGACATTATGCTCTTCACCTTCTCTAAGATCGCCGGTCACGCTGGGTCCCGCATCGGGTGAGTCAAACTAACCACTTACTtagtttaaaatcattttaagtTACTTGACCCTGAATCCTTGTCGATATATAGCGTGAGAGTTTGATAAACGTACTTGCTCCACTTTGGTTGTTCATTTATGTGTGAGAAACAATCACTGAAACGAGGCACATTTGGTACTTATCTATGCAATTCGTTATACAAGCATTAGTTattgaaattatttacttttttttgagTGAAGGTGGGCCTTAGTGAAGGACATAGAGGTGGCTAAAAAGATGGTGCAATACCTAACAATCAACTCAATTGGTGTGTCTAAGGAGTCGCAGATTCGAGCCACCGCAATCCTCAATGAACTCACCAAAAGTTGTCGCATCAAATCGGAGAGTTTCTTCAAGTATGGTAACGAGAAGGTGAAGTCACGGTGGGAGA
The nucleotide sequence above comes from Brassica napus cultivar Da-Ae chromosome A9, Da-Ae, whole genome shotgun sequence. Encoded proteins:
- the LOC106430840 gene encoding tryptophan aminotransferase-related protein 1, giving the protein MFGFENMKISSSAATNPVINLDQGDPTAFQEYWMSTKMKERCVVVIPGWDLMSYFSDKTNVCWFLRQDLAEAIKALHRAIGNAATEERYIVVGNGSTQLCQAALFALSSLSEDKPLSIVAAVPYYSTYEEEASYVQSQLYKWEGDARTFNKPGPYIEMVTSPNNPDGTIREPVVNRGGKVIYDFAYYWPHYTPITHRQDHDIMLFTFSKIAGHAGSRIGWALVKDIEVAKKMVQYLTINSIGVSKESQIRATAILNELTKSCRIKSESFFKYGNEKVKSRWESLRWVVDKTGDKFTLPDYPLAFCNFFGKSSSTYPAFAWLGCNKDKDLKILLKEKYVLKRGGERCGSDKKYVRVDMLGPNKDFQDFLNRLLTIKYPRCFL